The Sphingosinithalassobacter sp. CS137 genome includes a region encoding these proteins:
- a CDS encoding MerR family transcriptional regulator, with the protein MAMLMIGELARRTGVKVNTIRFYEDIALMPKAARTDSGRRTYSEADVKRLKFIRNGRDLGFSTEELKSLIALSEHPDLDCGAAAAIARRHLLAVEARMSRLMLMRRELERVAANCDGGRMADCQVIGAIADAPSH; encoded by the coding sequence ATGGCGATGCTGATGATCGGCGAGCTGGCGAGGCGCACTGGCGTCAAGGTCAACACCATCCGCTTTTACGAGGATATCGCCTTGATGCCGAAGGCGGCGCGCACAGATTCCGGCCGCCGCACCTATAGCGAAGCGGATGTAAAGCGCCTGAAGTTCATACGGAACGGGCGTGACCTTGGTTTTTCAACGGAGGAGCTGAAGTCACTGATTGCTCTCTCGGAGCACCCGGACCTCGATTGCGGAGCGGCGGCTGCGATCGCACGCCGTCATCTTCTCGCTGTAGAAGCGAGGATGTCTCGTCTGATGCTGATGCGGCGTGAGCTGGAGAGAGTGGCCGCCAACTGCGACGGCGGCCGCATGGCCGATTGCCAGGTCATCGGTGCCATCGCGGACGCCCCATCACATTGA
- a CDS encoding class I SAM-dependent methyltransferase — MDPTNFTPALGRPKLTGAYDLAIRLLTREMTWRSALLDQLAPSGDDVILDVGCGTGTFALLIKEAVPNARVVGLDPDPAVLEIAAGKASAAGIEIDWRQAFAHEADRYGDPFTKIVSSLVFHQVPMEEKRRGIAAMVGAVRSGGEVHIADYARQRSRLMRALFGLVQRLDGFENTEPNARGAMEAILADLEPDSGRPRRVVRTPTGEISLFRLKVGPALQKRLAPPVTGGSREAS; from the coding sequence ATGGACCCCACGAACTTCACGCCGGCACTGGGCCGGCCAAAACTGACCGGCGCATACGATCTCGCCATTAGGCTGCTCACGCGCGAAATGACATGGCGCTCAGCCCTGCTCGACCAGCTCGCCCCCTCCGGGGACGATGTGATCCTGGACGTCGGCTGCGGCACCGGGACGTTCGCTTTGCTTATCAAGGAGGCGGTGCCGAACGCGCGAGTTGTCGGACTAGATCCGGATCCCGCGGTGCTGGAGATCGCCGCCGGCAAGGCATCTGCAGCGGGCATCGAGATCGACTGGCGGCAGGCGTTCGCGCATGAAGCGGATCGATATGGCGACCCCTTCACAAAGATCGTCTCGAGCCTTGTCTTCCATCAAGTGCCAATGGAGGAAAAGAGGCGCGGGATCGCAGCCATGGTCGGTGCGGTAAGGTCCGGCGGCGAAGTCCATATCGCCGACTATGCGCGACAGCGCTCCAGACTCATGCGCGCATTGTTCGGCTTGGTGCAGCGCTTGGACGGGTTTGAGAACACAGAACCGAACGCTCGCGGAGCAATGGAAGCGATCCTCGCTGATCTCGAGCCTGACAGCGGCCGCCCGCGCCGGGTCGTCCGCACGCCGACGGGGGAGATCAGCCTGTTTCGCCTCAAAGTAGGACCTGCGTTGCAAAAGAGGCTTGCTCCTCCAGTGACTGGAGGTTCTAGAGAGGCGTCATGA
- a CDS encoding cation transporter encodes MTESKGETGCGCHGDTNRAAVDPAYRRALWIVVILNAGFGIIELFGGFLANSQALKADSLDFLGDGSITFIGLLALAWAASTRAKVALTQGLFLALLGVWVLGMAAWRAMNAVAPEAELMGGIGIAALAVNVTAALVLARFRDSGDAQARAIWLFSRNDAINNVAVVIAAGLVYWLQSAWPDLIVAAIIAVVFLHSAWEIIRGARRELAEER; translated from the coding sequence ATGACAGAATCGAAAGGAGAAACCGGCTGCGGCTGCCACGGGGATACAAATAGAGCTGCCGTCGATCCCGCCTATCGCCGCGCGCTCTGGATTGTCGTCATCCTCAATGCCGGGTTCGGGATCATTGAACTGTTTGGCGGCTTCCTTGCGAATAGCCAGGCACTGAAGGCGGATTCGCTCGATTTCCTGGGCGACGGGTCGATCACCTTTATCGGGCTGCTCGCGCTGGCCTGGGCCGCGTCCACTCGCGCGAAGGTTGCACTCACCCAAGGCTTATTCCTCGCGTTGCTCGGTGTATGGGTGCTCGGGATGGCCGCATGGCGCGCGATGAACGCCGTCGCGCCCGAAGCGGAGCTGATGGGCGGCATCGGGATCGCGGCTCTGGCTGTTAACGTCACGGCTGCTCTCGTCCTGGCCCGCTTCCGGGATAGCGGCGATGCCCAAGCACGAGCAATTTGGCTGTTCTCGCGCAACGATGCGATCAACAATGTCGCGGTCGTCATAGCCGCCGGCCTGGTCTACTGGCTGCAGAGCGCTTGGCCGGATCTAATCGTCGCAGCCATCATCGCCGTCGTCTTCCTTCACTCGGCCTGGGAGATCATCCGTGGCGCCAGGCGGGAGCTTGCGGAGGAACGATGA
- a CDS encoding FTR1 family protein, producing MPDRSLPSWGRNGRVLVLIVVLLLSVVASGAARAGAPGVATTWRMLDYVAVDYGAAVTDGKVSNQFEYDEMIEFSASVAERIGSLPASRNKSVLQERARELREAIARKRPAGEVAQLARGLAAALLAEHPVPLAPSEAPDLTRATTLFAQNCASCHGAAGESPPSQLMNIDPPPIDFTDQERAQERSAFGLYQVITQGLEGTTMPSFASLQDQDRWALALYAGGIAFPHEAEGQRIWEENAEIRRLVPDLEALVALTPAALAQQIGEDRAFAVMAYLRANSQVMETAEGSGSLDFVRQKLRESLAAYKRGDRAQANELALSAYLDGFEPLEAVLSTRDGDLMLQVEQALSGFRASINSGVRPGELRSQLTDLYPLLDRAETALSPEAATDISTFLGAFTILLREGLEALLVVIAMIAFVRKSERTEVMPYVHGGWIAALLAGVATWAVATYFVTISGASRELTEGFGALLAAVVLVSVGIWMHGKSQADEWRRYIQEKMGKALSRRSAWFLFGLAFVVVYREVFETILFYAALWNPQNSGTILAGALSALVVLAVLAWIMLRYSRKLPITQFFRYSAWLIAVLAVVLAGKGVGALQEAGMLGVTLLEGLPRVDLIGFYPAVEPIAAQVITAGVLFFGFRSSGGQRRTAAMQV from the coding sequence ATGCCCGATCGCAGTTTGCCTTCCTGGGGCCGCAATGGCCGAGTGCTTGTCCTCATCGTTGTTCTCCTCCTAAGCGTTGTGGCTTCTGGCGCAGCGCGCGCTGGCGCACCCGGAGTCGCGACTACCTGGCGAATGCTTGACTATGTGGCTGTCGACTACGGCGCAGCGGTTACCGACGGTAAGGTGTCCAACCAGTTCGAATACGACGAGATGATCGAGTTCTCTGCGTCGGTCGCCGAGCGGATCGGCAGCCTTCCGGCCAGTCGGAACAAGAGCGTTCTCCAGGAACGCGCCAGAGAATTGAGGGAAGCCATTGCGCGCAAGCGGCCGGCCGGCGAAGTCGCGCAACTGGCACGCGGTCTTGCGGCCGCCCTGCTCGCGGAGCACCCGGTCCCGCTCGCCCCCAGCGAGGCGCCTGACCTGACGCGGGCAACGACTTTGTTCGCCCAGAACTGCGCCTCGTGCCACGGAGCGGCTGGCGAGTCTCCGCCGTCGCAGCTGATGAATATCGATCCCCCTCCGATCGACTTCACCGATCAGGAGCGCGCGCAGGAGCGCAGCGCGTTCGGGCTCTACCAGGTCATCACCCAGGGTCTTGAAGGCACGACCATGCCGAGCTTTGCTTCCCTCCAGGATCAGGATCGATGGGCGCTGGCCCTCTACGCTGGCGGCATAGCCTTCCCGCACGAAGCAGAAGGCCAGCGCATCTGGGAGGAGAACGCCGAGATCCGCCGTCTCGTACCTGATCTCGAAGCGCTGGTCGCCCTGACACCAGCGGCGTTGGCGCAGCAGATCGGGGAGGACCGGGCATTTGCCGTCATGGCTTACCTGCGAGCCAATTCGCAGGTTATGGAGACGGCCGAAGGCTCGGGGTCACTGGATTTTGTTCGCCAGAAACTGCGCGAAAGCCTTGCGGCATACAAGCGGGGGGACCGCGCACAGGCCAATGAACTTGCCCTCTCCGCCTATCTCGATGGATTCGAACCGCTTGAAGCGGTTCTGTCTACCCGCGACGGAGATCTGATGCTGCAGGTTGAGCAAGCGCTTAGCGGCTTTCGCGCGAGCATCAACTCGGGTGTTCGGCCAGGGGAATTGCGCAGCCAGCTCACAGACCTATATCCGCTTTTGGACCGCGCGGAGACCGCCTTGTCGCCCGAAGCGGCGACAGACATTTCGACGTTCCTCGGCGCCTTCACGATCCTGCTGCGCGAGGGGCTCGAGGCGCTGCTGGTGGTGATAGCAATGATTGCGTTTGTCCGGAAGTCGGAGCGAACCGAGGTCATGCCCTACGTCCACGGTGGGTGGATTGCTGCCCTGCTCGCCGGTGTGGCCACCTGGGCCGTTGCAACCTACTTCGTGACCATAAGCGGCGCCAGCCGTGAGCTTACCGAAGGGTTTGGCGCGCTACTGGCGGCCGTGGTGCTCGTCTCGGTCGGCATCTGGATGCACGGGAAAAGCCAAGCCGACGAGTGGCGGCGGTACATCCAGGAAAAGATGGGCAAGGCTCTTTCGCGCCGGTCTGCCTGGTTCCTGTTCGGGCTCGCCTTCGTGGTGGTCTACCGCGAAGTATTCGAGACGATTTTGTTCTACGCGGCCTTGTGGAATCCTCAGAACAGCGGGACCATTCTTGCCGGTGCGCTGTCGGCACTCGTCGTTCTCGCGGTCCTCGCCTGGATCATGCTCCGCTACAGCCGGAAACTCCCAATTACCCAGTTCTTCAGGTACAGTGCGTGGCTCATCGCGGTCCTCGCCGTTGTACTCGCCGGCAAGGGAGTGGGCGCGCTTCAAGAAGCGGGAATGCTGGGCGTAACCCTCCTCGAAGGTCTCCCACGGGTCGATTTGATTGGGTTCTATCCTGCCGTCGAGCCGATCGCTGCGCAGGTGATCACCGCAGGAGTCCTGTTTTTCGGGTTTCGGAGCAGTGGAGGCCAGCGAAGAACTGCCGCGATGCAGGTCTAG
- a CDS encoding NAD-dependent epimerase/dehydratase family protein — MNESSYRPVVIVTGSSGYIGSSIVKRLAARYRVIGFDRDASPHPPAEAECVCVDVTDQASIDAAFERVRIAYGSRIASFIHLAAYFDLTGEPNSKYDEVTVKGTGRLLDALQDFDIDQFVFVSTMLVHAPVERGKLIDETSPLDTHLPYRESKVRTEQLIRKQRGDINAVFVRPAGVYDDEGHSAFLAQQVARIYEKRPSARVYPGDLDTGQPYLHLDDLLDALERIVDRRGDLPEEWPVLLGEDDVMSYGDLQKALGRLIHDEDWTTRSVPKGLAKTGAWVENEVLGEETFIRPWMVDISDDHYELDLSNAREKLDWTPQHQLRTALPRIVEGLNADPPAWYRENKLNAARVAGSNFDDAEEARPRVLGEDVLADHSSHMRKMHFSMLWVRWLTMALGLWLATTPFVFGTFDQSEFASAVMRVTEDRNLWDPALRSWLTAWNDVVSGILIMVFAAISLSPRGGWAQWANTCIGIWLLGAPLLFWTPDAAVYANDTFIGALVIAFTILVPMMPGMAPEGMMDDSDVPPGWTYSPSTYVQRMPIIILGAVGFFLSRILTAYQLGHIDGVWEPFFASSTALNGTEYIITSDVSKAWPVADGGIGAMSYMFEILMGVMGGRARWRTMPWMVTLFGIVVVPLGVISIYFIIIQPIMIGTYCTICLMAAAAMLIMIPYSLDELVAMGQFLVLNTRRGRPFWRSFFRGDALPGGSKDTHPGFDAALASIGSSAARGVTIPWTLAISVLIGAFLMFSRLVLGTEPPLADSDHVVGALVITVAVIAMAEVARPLRFLNIAFGLWLISAPWLMDGSTSIMSDIIGAVLGALLIGLSLPRGRRSDEHYGSWDRFVV, encoded by the coding sequence TTGAATGAAAGTTCCTACAGACCTGTCGTTATAGTTACAGGTTCGAGCGGCTACATAGGCTCCTCGATCGTAAAAAGACTCGCAGCCCGCTATCGCGTGATCGGCTTCGATCGCGATGCGTCGCCGCACCCGCCGGCGGAAGCCGAGTGCGTTTGTGTCGATGTCACCGACCAGGCGAGCATCGATGCGGCCTTCGAACGCGTTCGCATTGCCTATGGCTCCAGAATTGCCTCCTTCATTCATCTGGCCGCGTACTTCGATCTCACAGGCGAACCCAATTCCAAATATGACGAAGTGACGGTCAAGGGGACTGGCCGGCTGCTCGATGCGCTGCAGGATTTCGATATCGACCAGTTCGTGTTTGTCAGCACGATGCTGGTCCACGCGCCGGTCGAGCGCGGCAAGCTGATCGACGAGACCTCGCCGCTTGATACGCACCTCCCCTACCGGGAATCGAAGGTCCGTACGGAGCAACTGATCCGCAAGCAGCGCGGCGACATCAATGCGGTCTTCGTACGGCCTGCGGGCGTCTACGACGACGAAGGCCATTCTGCGTTCCTCGCACAGCAGGTCGCACGCATCTACGAGAAGCGACCCAGCGCCCGCGTCTATCCCGGCGATCTCGACACTGGCCAGCCCTATCTGCATCTCGATGACCTGCTCGATGCGTTAGAGCGGATCGTCGACCGCCGAGGCGACTTGCCGGAGGAATGGCCCGTCCTTCTCGGCGAAGACGACGTGATGTCATACGGCGATCTGCAAAAGGCGCTGGGTCGCCTGATCCACGACGAGGACTGGACGACCCGCTCGGTCCCGAAGGGTTTGGCCAAGACGGGGGCTTGGGTCGAAAACGAAGTGCTCGGCGAGGAGACCTTCATCCGGCCCTGGATGGTCGACATTTCGGACGATCACTACGAACTCGATCTGAGCAACGCGCGAGAAAAGCTGGACTGGACACCGCAACATCAGCTGAGAACCGCGCTGCCGCGGATCGTCGAAGGCCTCAATGCCGATCCCCCCGCCTGGTACCGCGAGAACAAGCTGAATGCCGCGCGGGTCGCCGGCAGCAATTTCGACGACGCCGAAGAGGCAAGGCCTCGCGTACTGGGTGAGGACGTGTTGGCGGACCATTCCAGCCATATGCGCAAAATGCACTTCAGCATGCTGTGGGTCCGTTGGCTGACCATGGCGCTCGGCCTCTGGCTCGCGACCACACCCTTTGTCTTCGGAACCTTCGACCAGAGCGAATTCGCCTCCGCCGTCATGCGTGTAACCGAGGATCGCAATCTCTGGGATCCGGCGCTGCGGAGCTGGCTGACAGCCTGGAACGATGTCGTGAGCGGGATCTTGATCATGGTCTTTGCGGCCATCTCGCTCTCGCCGCGCGGAGGCTGGGCGCAATGGGCGAATACCTGCATCGGCATCTGGCTGCTCGGCGCCCCGCTGCTGTTCTGGACGCCCGATGCGGCCGTCTATGCCAACGACACCTTCATCGGCGCGCTGGTGATCGCTTTCACCATCCTGGTGCCGATGATGCCGGGCATGGCGCCGGAGGGCATGATGGACGACAGCGACGTGCCGCCGGGCTGGACCTATTCGCCTTCGACCTATGTCCAGCGCATGCCGATCATCATCCTGGGGGCTGTCGGGTTCTTCCTGTCGCGCATTCTCACGGCGTATCAGCTTGGCCATATCGACGGCGTGTGGGAGCCCTTTTTCGCTTCGTCCACTGCGCTCAACGGCACCGAATACATCATCACGTCGGACGTATCCAAAGCCTGGCCGGTGGCCGACGGTGGTATCGGCGCGATGAGCTACATGTTCGAGATCCTGATGGGGGTGATGGGCGGTCGCGCCCGCTGGCGGACCATGCCGTGGATGGTGACGCTGTTCGGCATCGTCGTGGTGCCGCTGGGCGTGATCAGCATCTACTTCATCATCATCCAGCCGATCATGATCGGAACCTATTGCACGATCTGCCTCATGGCGGCCGCCGCGATGCTGATCATGATCCCCTATTCGCTCGATGAGCTGGTCGCGATGGGCCAGTTCCTCGTTCTGAACACACGGCGCGGGCGACCGTTCTGGCGATCGTTCTTCCGCGGCGACGCGCTGCCGGGTGGAAGCAAGGATACCCATCCCGGCTTCGATGCGGCGCTCGCCTCGATCGGCAGCTCTGCGGCGCGCGGCGTCACGATCCCTTGGACACTAGCCATCAGTGTGCTGATCGGCGCTTTCCTGATGTTTTCAAGGCTCGTTCTCGGCACAGAACCACCTCTCGCCGACAGCGATCATGTGGTGGGGGCGCTCGTCATCACGGTTGCGGTGATAGCGATGGCGGAAGTCGCAAGACCGCTGCGTTTTCTGAACATTGCGTTTGGCCTCTGGCTGATTTCGGCTCCCTGGCTGATGGACGGAAGCACCAGCATCATGAGCGACATCATTGGTGCTGTGCTCGGAGCATTGCTGATAGGATTGAGCCTGCCGAGAGGCCGCCGGAGCGACGAGCATTACGGGAGCTGGGATCGCTTCGTCGTTTAA
- a CDS encoding CBS domain-containing protein has protein sequence MQAQDVMTANPACCRRSSSVKEAASLMVDNDCGEIPVVDDEGSLVGVVTDRDIACRCVAQGKGSDTPVEEVMSASPVTVGPEASVDECCSKMEANQIRRLPVVDREGKCCGIVSQADIARHADKKETGDLVREVSEPTL, from the coding sequence ATGCAAGCGCAAGACGTAATGACCGCTAATCCCGCATGCTGCCGGCGTTCGAGCAGCGTAAAAGAGGCAGCGAGTCTCATGGTTGATAACGATTGCGGCGAAATCCCTGTCGTCGATGACGAAGGCTCACTCGTCGGCGTGGTCACCGATCGCGACATCGCCTGCCGCTGCGTCGCACAGGGCAAGGGTTCCGACACTCCGGTCGAGGAAGTCATGTCGGCTTCCCCCGTGACGGTGGGGCCAGAGGCAAGCGTGGACGAATGCTGCAGCAAGATGGAGGCGAACCAGATCCGCCGCCTTCCCGTTGTCGATCGCGAAGGAAAGTGCTGCGGCATCGTTTCGCAGGCCGACATCGCACGTCACGCCGATAAAAAGGAAACCGGCGATCTCGTGCGGGAGGTTTCGGAACCAACGCTTTAA
- a CDS encoding TolC family protein yields the protein MPLAAMIAAQAAQAQPVGYEEALEAARAEQPVLEAGALRVEARRVAADAADELPDPRLRAGVMNLPVTGPAAFEIDRQLPTQIAVGIEQEIPNLARRRARSGLAASEIRLAEARLGMTERSVLADAGGAWVSLYYAQRRMDLARTALADLREFVPVANSAVASGSARPAESLAIRRELLGIEDAITAIEASRETAQARLSRYIVVDQPVAQGIAPSADVDPERLRLGLETNPELLLADAESERSEAGVRLARSEKRPDFGVSVTYGRRNPDFGDVVSVMGSVTLPIFTDRRQNPRIAAAEADAAAALAERDDRLRAVTARFEADLAAWRSAVRQWERARDELIPLARNRATLETASFAAGRADLVDVIAAKSALALLELEILEREQAAVEAAATLRLTYGEDRP from the coding sequence GTGCCTTTGGCAGCCATGATCGCCGCGCAGGCTGCACAGGCGCAGCCCGTCGGCTACGAGGAAGCGCTTGAAGCCGCGCGGGCGGAGCAGCCCGTTCTGGAGGCGGGCGCGTTGCGCGTGGAAGCAAGGCGGGTGGCGGCGGATGCTGCCGACGAACTGCCCGACCCGCGCCTCCGCGCTGGCGTCATGAATCTGCCGGTCACCGGGCCAGCCGCCTTCGAGATCGACCGGCAGCTTCCCACCCAGATCGCGGTCGGCATCGAACAGGAAATTCCTAACCTCGCCCGCCGCCGCGCACGATCCGGTCTCGCAGCTTCAGAGATCCGCCTCGCCGAAGCGCGTCTCGGCATGACGGAACGGAGTGTTCTCGCCGATGCCGGAGGCGCCTGGGTGAGCCTCTATTATGCACAGCGACGGATGGATCTTGCGCGCACCGCGCTGGCCGACCTTCGGGAGTTTGTTCCGGTCGCCAACAGCGCGGTCGCATCAGGATCGGCACGGCCCGCCGAGAGCCTGGCGATCCGGCGCGAACTGCTCGGGATCGAGGATGCCATAACTGCCATCGAGGCAAGCCGCGAAACGGCGCAGGCTCGCCTTTCGCGCTATATTGTCGTCGACCAACCTGTTGCGCAGGGCATTGCTCCCAGCGCAGATGTGGATCCGGAACGGCTACGGCTCGGCCTGGAAACCAACCCCGAACTCCTGCTTGCGGACGCCGAGAGTGAGCGGTCCGAAGCGGGCGTCCGGTTGGCTCGTTCCGAAAAGCGGCCCGACTTCGGCGTGAGTGTAACCTACGGCCGCAGAAATCCCGATTTCGGCGATGTCGTGTCGGTCATGGGCTCGGTCACGCTGCCGATCTTCACCGATCGGCGACAGAACCCGCGTATCGCGGCCGCCGAAGCGGACGCAGCTGCCGCGCTGGCCGAGCGGGACGACCGTCTGCGCGCTGTCACTGCCCGGTTCGAGGCCGACCTTGCCGCCTGGCGCAGCGCGGTGCGGCAATGGGAGCGGGCGCGCGACGAGCTAATCCCGCTCGCACGCAATCGGGCTACACTCGAGACGGCCAGCTTCGCCGCAGGCCGCGCCGATCTTGTCGACGTAATCGCGGCAAAGTCCGCACTCGCACTTCTCGAGCTCGAGATACTCGAACGCGAGCAGGCCGCGGTCGAGGCGGCTGCGACGCTGCGACTTACCTACGGGGAGGACAGGCCATGA
- a CDS encoding efflux RND transporter periplasmic adaptor subunit, producing the protein MRAVFERLTPRQRSYAAAAGIALISLGAGYGLSMLGEDSGGGDGTSDTGCEEVLYWYDPMVPDQRFDEPGKSPFMDMQLVPKCAGGEAQGGEGVSIDPTMVQNFGIRTAEVEFGVLEPETTVTGTLAYNGSEVAIVQPRAGGYVQRTYGHAPQDLIARGAPIADLLVPEWGGAQNEYLAVAATGDQALTRAARERLRLLGMPESVISSVARSGRPQSTITITAPQSGAITALGVRSGMTVMAGQTLAEISGYSPIWLEAAVPEALAGSARVGQPVSATLTAFPGERFAGRIIAILPSAQDASRTITVRAAMPNPGLRLKPGMFAQVTLAPERQEALLVPSEAVIRTGERTLVMITQEGGGYRPVEVRIGREAGGRTEVLAGLAAGEEVVVSGQFLLDSEASLAGIDVRAIDEAPSTAGEGETQKEADKPRTYRATGTIERITARSVTLRHGPVPALEWPAMTMGFASEGPAQLRGFQRGDRVAFTFVQARSGPRIVSIRKTGE; encoded by the coding sequence ATGAGAGCTGTGTTCGAACGTCTCACGCCGCGCCAGCGCTCTTATGCGGCGGCAGCCGGTATTGCCTTGATCAGCCTGGGAGCCGGCTACGGTCTGTCGATGCTCGGCGAAGACAGCGGCGGCGGTGATGGCACTTCCGACACCGGCTGCGAGGAAGTGCTCTACTGGTACGATCCGATGGTGCCCGACCAGCGCTTCGACGAGCCGGGCAAATCTCCGTTCATGGACATGCAGCTGGTCCCAAAATGCGCCGGAGGCGAGGCGCAAGGCGGCGAAGGAGTCAGCATTGATCCCACGATGGTGCAGAATTTCGGAATCCGCACCGCCGAGGTCGAATTCGGCGTGCTGGAGCCCGAGACGACCGTCACCGGCACGCTCGCCTATAATGGGAGCGAAGTCGCGATCGTCCAGCCACGCGCCGGCGGCTATGTCCAGCGGACCTACGGCCACGCACCGCAAGACCTGATCGCCAGGGGCGCGCCGATCGCCGATCTTCTGGTGCCCGAATGGGGCGGCGCGCAAAACGAATATCTGGCCGTCGCCGCGACCGGGGACCAAGCCTTGACCCGGGCCGCGCGCGAACGTCTGCGCCTCCTCGGCATGCCGGAATCGGTGATTTCTTCGGTCGCACGAAGCGGCAGGCCGCAGTCGACGATTACAATCACCGCGCCGCAATCCGGGGCGATCACTGCCCTTGGTGTGCGGTCTGGCATGACGGTCATGGCGGGCCAGACCCTCGCGGAAATCAGCGGCTACAGTCCGATCTGGCTCGAGGCGGCGGTGCCGGAGGCGCTGGCGGGGAGCGCCCGCGTTGGACAGCCGGTAAGCGCAACGCTCACCGCTTTTCCCGGCGAACGCTTCGCCGGCCGGATCATTGCCATCCTGCCTAGCGCGCAGGATGCCAGCCGGACGATCACCGTGCGCGCGGCGATGCCCAATCCCGGGCTGCGTCTGAAGCCGGGAATGTTTGCCCAGGTCACGCTTGCACCCGAGCGGCAAGAGGCCTTGCTGGTGCCGTCCGAAGCCGTGATCCGCACAGGTGAACGAACCCTGGTGATGATCACTCAGGAGGGTGGGGGCTATCGCCCTGTCGAGGTCCGGATCGGACGCGAAGCAGGCGGTCGGACCGAAGTGCTTGCTGGGCTCGCGGCGGGCGAAGAGGTGGTCGTTTCGGGTCAGTTCCTGCTCGACTCCGAAGCCAGCCTGGCCGGTATCGATGTGCGCGCGATCGACGAGGCTCCATCGACCGCTGGCGAAGGCGAAACGCAGAAGGAAGCGGATAAGCCGCGGACCTATCGCGCCACCGGCACGATCGAGCGGATCACTGCCCGCAGTGTCACCTTGCGGCACGGCCCCGTGCCCGCGCTCGAATGGCCGGCCATGACGATGGGGTTCGCCTCCGAGGGTCCGGCGCAGCTGCGCGGGTTTCAACGCGGCGACCGGGTTGCCTTCACCTTTGTCCAGGCCAGAAGCGGACCTCGCATCGTCTCGATCCGGAAGACCGGCGAATGA